CTGGTAAGTTTATGGATCAAGAGGCTTTGAAACTGTGGGCCAGAGAATATGAAAAAGGTTGGGAAATCTAGTCTTGATAATAAATTGGTCAGTGAATTTACAGACCCTGTTTTCCTTGTTGAAAACAGGGTCTATCTAAAAGAAAATGATAAATAAATATTTATATCTCCTTATTATAGTAGGTTTTTTTGCTTGTAAACAAGTTCCACCTTCTTTCACCTTTGTGCAGCTCTGTGATACCCAGCTGGGCATGGGGGGCTATGAGCACGACAAGGCGAGCTTCGAACAGGCGGTAAAACAGATCAATGCCTTAGATCCTGCATTCGTAGTGGTATGTGGTGACCTAGTCAATGATGCTTCTGATTCCTCATTTTCGGATTTCAATTCTATCAGAGAGGGCTTTCGTATGCCCTGCTATTTGGCATCCGGCAATCATGATGTAGGTAACCTGCCCACAGCTCAATCTTTGATTTATTACAGAGAGAAGATAGGGGATGATTATTATCAATTTGAATATTCTGATGTGGCCTTTTTGGTGACCAATACTCAACTATGGAAGGCAGAGGTGCCTGAAGAGTCACAACGCCATCATGATTGGTTCATGGAATCATTGAAGGCGAACAAAAACAAATTTCAATCCCAAGTCGTCATTGGGCATTATCCTTTGTACATCGATTCTATATCAGAGGAAGAAGCCTATTTTAACTTGCCATCGGATAAACGATTCTCACTCGTTGAGGCTTTTGAACAAAACCACGTACGTGCCTATTTGAGTGGACATACTCATCATCGAATGATCAATCAGTACAATAGTATATGGATGGTGGGAGGGGATCCTACCAGTAAGGTGTTTGATGAAAATCCTCTGGGGTTCAGAGTATGGACTGTATCGGCTGATACATTATTACATGACTTTGTTGCATTAGAAGGATTCGAATTTTCGACAGAAAAATGAATAAAGTCCACCATTTTATTGCCGCTTTAATTCCTTATTAATTGACAGTTAATCTGTTCATGTTTCATTCGCTACTGGTAATAGTCAAGTAGACTGATAGAGGAAACTAAATTGGAATAGGCGTGAGGTTAAACTTGTGTAGGAGATGGGGAGTAATTGTTATAGTAGTGATATTCTTTTGCTGGGGATGCAAGAGTATTTCAAATCAAAAAACGGAAACCCCCAATGTTTTAATCATACTGACAGATGATATGGGGTACGGAGATATATCCGCCTATAATGAATCTGCAGTTTCTACTCCTGCAATTGATCGAATTGGGAAGGAAGGGGTTATTTGTACAGATTTTTATGTTCCCACTCCGTATTGTGCACCTTCCAGAGCCTCATTGCTGACTGGTCGGTTTCCACTTAGACATGGACTGATCCATAATCCGACTCCCGATGCAGGGATTGATGACATAGGGTTGTCCTCCCGAGAAATAACCTTGGCGGAACTTTTGTCCGATGCGGGATACAAAACCCAATGCATAGGTAAGTGGCATCTGGGGCACAAAGAGGAGTATTTTCCTACCAACCATGGATTCGATGATTATTATGGTATTTTATACTCAAATGATATGAGACCAGTCCAGATGATACACAATCTGGACACGGTGAGCTATCCAGTCAATCAAAATAATCTGACCAGGGATTATACAAACAGAGCATTGGATTTTTTGGAAGAAAATAAGGATCGCCCCTTTTACCTCCAGTTCAATCATGCCATGCCTCATAAACCTTTGGCAGTATCAGAAGAATTTTATACACCAGAATCACCAGAGGATTTATATCAGGATGTGATAAATGAGTTGAACTGGTCCACCGATATGATTATGAACAAGTTGGAGGAGTTGGGGGTTTTGGATCAAACGATTGTTATTTTTATGTCGGACAATGGTCCCTGGTATGGAGGCGATGCAGGAGGTCTCAAAGGCATGAAGGCTACCACTTGGGAAGGAGGGATTCGCGTGCCTTTTATGATTCGATTCCCTGAGCGTTTTTCTTCGGACAGTCGAGTATCAGTACCCTGCTCATCATTAGATGTATTGCCTACGGTCCTGACACTCACACAAGTGGAGCCTGTAAAACTTAATACTCTGGATGGGCAGGACATAACAGATGTTTTGAATGGTAAATGCACCGAACATCAGCCTGTATTTAGTCTCCATGATGATCAGATCATGTCCATTCGACATGAAGACTTTAAACTTTTTGTCAAATCTCCACGAAGTACTAGGCTTCCTCTTGACTGGATCGATCCGCGTGCTCCTGATGATAGCACGATTATCGCCAGAGCAGAGCAGGCTGGGCCTGAAGATTATCCAGGGGTATTTCCCTTAAAACCTAAAGAGGATATTCAGTTGTTCGATCTGAGTCAAGATAGAACCGAGTCTAAGGATTTGTCAGTGGACAAGCCGGGCAGGGTGGTCAATCTACTTCAGGTATATGAAGATTATCGAGCCAATTTTCAATTGCCTAATTCAAAGTAAAAGTGTTAACATCAAAAATAGAAAGAATGAAGAAATTCAGAATTCAATGGTTAATCGTATTCGTTTTATCAGTAGTGGGTTGTACCCAACCAAAAGATGAAAACACAACTGTAGAAAACTCTGATCAAAATGTACTTTTCATCATCGTAGACGACTTGAAACCGACTTTAGGTAGTTATGGTGATACGCTGGCCATTACACCCAATGTGGATCGCTTGGCTGATATGGGGATTCAGTTCAGAAATGCCCACTGCAATTTTGCAGTGTGTGGACCAAGTAGAGGTTCTTTTTTATCCGGTCTCAGACCCGAAACTCTGGGTATTCTCGACAATGTTACTCCTTTACAGTCTGTTCTGGGAGATAGAGTGACTTTGCCTCATTTTTTTAAGCAGAATGGATTTGAAACAGTAGGAATCGGGAAGACATTTCATGACAAAGAACCAGATCATGAAGATACCAAGGCATGGGACGCTTATTTTAAATTCACTACCTCCGAGTTAGGAGAAAAAGGAGAAAAGCGAAACTTGACCAATGGAGAATTTCCATGGTGCTATTGGCAGGCTGCTGAAGGAGAAGATATTGATCAGCAGGATGGTCAGGTCACCCAAAAGGCCGTGGACCTGATCAGTACCCAAAGAGACAAGCCTTTCTTTTTAGCTGTAGGGCTGCACAAACCACATGATCCATTTGTTGCTCCCAAAAAGTATTTTGACATGTATCCACTAGAAAATTGCACACCTCCATCCTTGCCGGAGGACTGGGAGCGAGCGTACCCTTATTCCCTACCTGGGTGGTCAGAGGTGTTTGATAAAATGACCGAGCAGGATCAGCGTGAGTTTATTCGCTCTTACTATGCCTGCACCTCATTTATGGATGCACAGGTAGGACGTATGCTGGATGCTTTGGAAGAGACGGGACAGTTGGACAATACTCTCATCGTTTTGATAGGTGATCATGGTTATCACCTGGGCGAACACGGCTGGTGGAACAAGGTAACGGTATATGAAGAAGGTACCAATGCACCCATGATCATTGCTGGCAATGCGGTGAAAAATAAAGGGGTTGAGACAGAGGCATTGGTGGAGTTCATAGATATATACCCTACTTTGATAGATGTGATGGGAATCGAAGGTGCTCCAGAGCATCTTCAGGGTGAGAGTTTTGCTACAGTGCTAGCTACCCCGACGGCAGATTTCAAAGAGGCCGTTTACGCAGTGACCAAAAGGGGAGATATGCTGGGACGAATGGTAAAAACAAAGCAATGGAGATACATCGAATGGGATGGGGGTGAGCAGGGAAAAGAACTGTATCACCAGACTGAAGATCCGCAGGAATATCAGAATCTGGCACTAGATCCTAACTATCAGGCACAAATAGAAAAGTTGTCCTCTTTACTTCGAAACAAAGAAATATAATGACTATATCGACCTTAAAACTCTTGTGTTTCTTGGCGCTGGCATATGGCAATATTCAGATTGTTTCTGCTCAGCTGTCCGAGGGTACGTTGGTATATGATGCACCGGATCAGGTGGTATGGCATGCAGCATCTCAGACCTGGTTTGTTTCCAGTTTGGGCGGAGGTATCTCCCTTGAAAAAGATGGATACGGCTGGATCAGTAGGCTGGATCGCGAGGGGCAGGTGATAGCTCCATATTGGATTGGTAAAGATGAAGGGATGCACGCACCTTCAGGAATGACCCTCACCGAGAACTATTTGTTTGTTTGCGATAGGGATGGGGTCTATCAGGTGGATATAGAGAAGTCTCAGATTCACGCTTTTTTTGAAATACCAGATGGTGAATTTGTCAATGATGTAGCGATGGGTCCGGATGGGGAACTTTATGTCTCTGATTTTTTTGCCAATCGAATCTATCGCATTCAGCCAGAGAGTAAAAAAGTAGAAGTATGGCTCGAAACCGACAACCTTCTTTCTCCAGATGGATTGATGATAGATCAGGATCAACTCATAGTAGCATGTTGGGGACGCCTAAGTGAGCCGGGAACATTCGAAACGTCTAAGTTAGGGGATCTGTTGAGTATAGATCTGAAATCTAAAAAGATACGAACCCTGGCACAGGATGTGGGCAATTTGGAGGGGATCACCAAAATTGGAAATGATTTCTACATCACCGATTGGGCTGCGGGTAAATTGCTAAAAGTCAAACCTAAGAGTGCTGAGGTTCAAACGATACTATCTGGACTGGAGCATCCGACTGACCCGTGGTATGCTGAGAATTTAGATGTATTGGCATTTCCTCAGCATGGTACTAATCAGGTGCTTTTTTTGAATATGAATTCTAATCTTAGTGAGAAATGATCCTTAAGGTATTGACCTTCAAAAATTTCATAGTCTTGATAGGCATTAGTCTTGCAACGTACGGTTGCAAGACACGCCTGTCTTGGGACCAACCAAAGTCGAAACATTGGCAGTTGAATAGCTACAATTTTGGAGGGCTGGAGTTGCTCTCTGCGGCAGATCAGGTCGATTTGTTGAGATCTTCAGGATATGATGGGATTGTCTTGAGAGTGGCCAGACCCGAAAATTTTGAAATGCTGCCGGAGTTTCTCGCCTATGCGGATACATTCGATGACTTTGCGGTAGATGCGGCTTTTGTACGTTATAATTTTAATGATTCCATCGAATCAAGAGAAAGATGGCGAGTGGTAGTAGATCAGATCGCTGACAAGCAAATCCAGCTTTGGGTCATATTTGGGAAAAAGGAAGTTGGATTCGGAGATGACTTTGTAGAGGCTAAATTGCGAGAAATACTAGAGTATGCAAAGCCGAGAGGAGTGGAAGTGATTTTATATCCTCATAGTGATTGCTATTTCGAATCGGCAGAAGAGGCTTTGCCTCTGGTTGAAAGAATCAATGACAGTCAGTTGAACCTGGCATTTCATCTCTACCACGAAGTGCGTGCACACAATGGTGCTCGGATAGATCAGGTCCTGGATAGGATACAGCATCGACTAGGAGCAGTGACCCTGGCAGGGACCGATTCTGTGGCGGATTACAGGTCTTCCCTCACCCGAGATAGCACTACGATCAAAGCATTAGGTCAGGGAACTTTTGATGTCGACCTGTTGCTTATCGAAATTCAAAAGATAGGATACTCGGGAAACATAGCTTTGATGAATTTTGGTATCAAACAAGCCCCGGCAGTCTATTTGAAAAACAATTCTAAAATCATGAAAGAATACATGGATTAAATGGTTCATGTGATACTGAATTGACACAAAACCCATTTTTTTCGCTTTGAGGATTTTGCTAATCGACATCATAACCCGAAGTCCTCAGCTTCGAGTCCTGCTCCCGCTACTCACAAATAAAAGGCAGTTACGTAAAAGTAGCTGCCTTTTATTTGTGAGAAGTTCATGAGTATTTCACGTCTCCTTATTTGCTTCTCACTTTTCTTTATATATTGCTAGATTAATCATAATTATTTGAGGATCAGATAGATGAATTTTACTGGGTTAAAATTTTTATTTCAATTAATTAAAATTTTTTATTTATAAACACTTTAAAATCAGCGGTATATGGAGGTAATATGTTTGCAGTCCAGAGCACTGGATTTGCTAATCACAAAAGTTCTGGATGAAGCGAAAGAACGTCTAGACAATCTCAACAAAAGGTGGCTCAATCATGAAGAGACAATGAGCCTTCTAAACATCAAATCAAAATCAACACTGCAGAAGCTTCGAGATGCTGGGAGTATTCGTTTTTCACAGCCAGAGAGGAAGATCATATTGTATGATCGTGAGTCTATCGAGCAGTATTTGGAAGCTAACGCAAGAGAAACATTTTAACCAGAAGAATTATGAAATATCAAGATGGATTTAACAAGGGCTATTTGCTGATGGAACTGCAACCCCAGATAGCAAAAGAACTGATCAAAAATTTAAGAACTGACTCGGAATATGGCAGAGGCCTGTATGGGGGAATTAAGCAATACGAGTTGGATCAGAGAATGCAGAACAAGAAGAATAGAGGAACCCAAATGAAATTTTAATAGGTCCCTCCAATAATGAAATATGAACCGATGATGGCTGTTGCTATCATCGGTTTTTTTATGTCTTTTTGGACATAGACCATCACTTTTTATTTAGTATTTTCTTTAGGACAAATGAGATTGATCTCATCAGTTAGACCCGGTATCTAGGATTTCGAATGCTGATAGCATATTTGATATTTTGATATTCTGATATTATCGAGACGTTTTGATATTCTGATATTCTGATATTTTTTAATTCTTTATATATTCTAATACTTTGATATTCTAATATTCATAATTGAATGCACTATTCTTTTAGGCATATGAACATAGCCTTTTTTCAAGTATCCTTTCCAAGTATTGGATATCAAATAACCCATTTGATTCTTAGAAATGTAATAATTGACCTTGAATCTAATTCTTGAGAACATGAATGATGAAAAAGAAAGCAAGTCGGATATTTGGGTACCCAAACATCAAATGACTTGACTTGCTTTCTTTGAAAAATACAATATGTATTAAAATCATTATGTAAGTCTCAATCGATTGATTATATACCATGATTTATTTTTTCAAAAAAAAGCGAGTCGGAGATTTGCGTAACGCATAGTCAGCTTGCCTCTCTAAAGATTCGGGTTTGCGCCATTCTGTTGCATTGGTTGGTGTTGGATTAATACTATCTGTGATGTGAATGAGAAGGTAAGGCAGGGTATCAGTTAGCTCTAAAAATTGTTTGTAGTCTCTCGGTGAACAAACAAATTTTTAATTCTAACTAATACAATTATGAAGATCGAGAGATTAGAAATGCCTGGTTTCTTTTATGTGTTGAAACTGGACAATGGGGTGAGTAAATTTGGAATATCCAGACGGTGGAGTCTTAGGTATCGCTACTACAACAAGGAACACAAAGGGCAGCGTTTTCAGGTGGAACACCATGATCACTGGGACCATTTTTGGCAAGCAGAGTTGATCGAAAAGATGATGATCAAGCTGTTAGAGCCTTGGGCCGTTCCAGGAAAAAGGGAATATATTATCGAAGCTTTTCCGATCGAAGCTATCATTTCCTGTTATCAAAAAGTTAAGCAATTCATGATAGAAGAAGAGGATTTTCTTTATGCTCAGGATTTCTACAAGGAAGGCAAAGCCAGAATGGATCATTACAAAAATCTATACCGGATGAGAGAAAAGAAGTTCAAAGAGTTGATGATGCAGAGCTGAAATGAACAAGCGACCAGTCTAGAGTCTGGTCGCTTGTTTGAAATATTAAATAATAACACAAATCACCTTTCAAAGAAGCCTTTCCATGCCTCATAGAGTAGCCATCCTACAACAACTCTTTTGATAGTAATAAGAGCGATAAGCTTGTTGAAATAGAAGCTGAGGTGATCAATTAGTGATCTAAACCAGTTGTCTGAAGAATCCATATGATGGGTTGATTGAGTGAAAGATAGATTACCAGGTCTCCGCTGTTAAAGAGCCTTCCAGCGCCTCTACCAGAGAGATCATTTTTTCCTCTACTTGCATTTTGTAATTATTCCAATAATCCTCAGAAGTGCGATGACCTT
This is a stretch of genomic DNA from Reichenbachiella ulvae. It encodes these proteins:
- a CDS encoding metallophosphoesterase yields the protein MINKYLYLLIIVGFFACKQVPPSFTFVQLCDTQLGMGGYEHDKASFEQAVKQINALDPAFVVVCGDLVNDASDSSFSDFNSIREGFRMPCYLASGNHDVGNLPTAQSLIYYREKIGDDYYQFEYSDVAFLVTNTQLWKAEVPEESQRHHDWFMESLKANKNKFQSQVVIGHYPLYIDSISEEEAYFNLPSDKRFSLVEAFEQNHVRAYLSGHTHHRMINQYNSIWMVGGDPTSKVFDENPLGFRVWTVSADTLLHDFVALEGFEFSTEK
- a CDS encoding sulfatase-like hydrolase/transferase, translating into MRLNLCRRWGVIVIVVIFFCWGCKSISNQKTETPNVLIILTDDMGYGDISAYNESAVSTPAIDRIGKEGVICTDFYVPTPYCAPSRASLLTGRFPLRHGLIHNPTPDAGIDDIGLSSREITLAELLSDAGYKTQCIGKWHLGHKEEYFPTNHGFDDYYGILYSNDMRPVQMIHNLDTVSYPVNQNNLTRDYTNRALDFLEENKDRPFYLQFNHAMPHKPLAVSEEFYTPESPEDLYQDVINELNWSTDMIMNKLEELGVLDQTIVIFMSDNGPWYGGDAGGLKGMKATTWEGGIRVPFMIRFPERFSSDSRVSVPCSSLDVLPTVLTLTQVEPVKLNTLDGQDITDVLNGKCTEHQPVFSLHDDQIMSIRHEDFKLFVKSPRSTRLPLDWIDPRAPDDSTIIARAEQAGPEDYPGVFPLKPKEDIQLFDLSQDRTESKDLSVDKPGRVVNLLQVYEDYRANFQLPNSK
- a CDS encoding sulfatase; translation: MKKFRIQWLIVFVLSVVGCTQPKDENTTVENSDQNVLFIIVDDLKPTLGSYGDTLAITPNVDRLADMGIQFRNAHCNFAVCGPSRGSFLSGLRPETLGILDNVTPLQSVLGDRVTLPHFFKQNGFETVGIGKTFHDKEPDHEDTKAWDAYFKFTTSELGEKGEKRNLTNGEFPWCYWQAAEGEDIDQQDGQVTQKAVDLISTQRDKPFFLAVGLHKPHDPFVAPKKYFDMYPLENCTPPSLPEDWERAYPYSLPGWSEVFDKMTEQDQREFIRSYYACTSFMDAQVGRMLDALEETGQLDNTLIVLIGDHGYHLGEHGWWNKVTVYEEGTNAPMIIAGNAVKNKGVETEALVEFIDIYPTLIDVMGIEGAPEHLQGESFATVLATPTADFKEAVYAVTKRGDMLGRMVKTKQWRYIEWDGGEQGKELYHQTEDPQEYQNLALDPNYQAQIEKLSSLLRNKEI
- a CDS encoding sugar phosphate isomerase/epimerase family protein, which gives rise to MILKVLTFKNFIVLIGISLATYGCKTRLSWDQPKSKHWQLNSYNFGGLELLSAADQVDLLRSSGYDGIVLRVARPENFEMLPEFLAYADTFDDFAVDAAFVRYNFNDSIESRERWRVVVDQIADKQIQLWVIFGKKEVGFGDDFVEAKLREILEYAKPRGVEVILYPHSDCYFESAEEALPLVERINDSQLNLAFHLYHEVRAHNGARIDQVLDRIQHRLGAVTLAGTDSVADYRSSLTRDSTTIKALGQGTFDVDLLLIEIQKIGYSGNIALMNFGIKQAPAVYLKNNSKIMKEYMD
- a CDS encoding helix-turn-helix domain-containing protein, which gives rise to MEVICLQSRALDLLITKVLDEAKERLDNLNKRWLNHEETMSLLNIKSKSTLQKLRDAGSIRFSQPERKIILYDRESIEQYLEANARETF